The DNA region TTCCGAAATCGCGAAGATTGGCCAGGTCACGGGGAAAGGCGTCCGCCGGATCGGACCAGAACGCGCGGGACACGGGGGAGTTGGTCCGCTGGGAGATGGTCTGCTGGAAGCGGATGCGCCGCAGATCCGCCAGCTGTCCGGAGGTCTGCTGCGCCTCGAGCGCGATGCCGTCCGCCTGCTTGATCTGAGCATCGACCGCGTTGAACGCCTTGGTGGCGTCCTTGCGGGACGCAGCGAGCTCCGGTGCTTCTTTCGTCCCGTTGGCGGGCGCGGGGCCCATCTGGTCGAGGCGGGCCTTGGCCGCGTCCCGGCTGGACTGCAGGGCGCTCGACACCTTCTGTGCGTTGGAGACGATGTCCGTCGCCTTGCCGCGCAGGTCGTCGATCTTGCCGTCGGTGATCTGCTCGTCCTTCATGGACTTCTCGACCTGGTCGAGCTGGCCGCGCAGATCGTCGATCTGCTGCGCCGGTGTGGTCGTGGCGTCGTCGGTCTGGGCAAAGGCCAGGCCGCTCGTGAAGACGAGCAGGGCGATAAAGAGAATTCTCAGGGTGCGCATACGGGGATCATAAGACAGGCCGGATCAAGGCAAATGCCCGATTCATGCATTACCCTCGGTGAATGGCGCGTGCGCGCCCTCCGTGCGGCAATGCAGCTTTGCCGCCGGGCGGCCCGCCGCTATCCTGCCGCCCCTTTACCCCGCACGGAATCCTGACCCATGCGCACGAAGCTCGTCGCCGGCAACTGGAAGATGCATGGCTCCCGCAAGATGGCGGACGACCTCGTTCGCGAGTTGGTGGAGAACCGGCCGGACGGTCCCGACCTCGTGGTCTTCCCGCCCGATGTGTTCCTGCAGGAGCTGACGCACAAGTACCGCGAGCGGGGGCTGCGCTTCGGTGCCCAGGACCTGAGTGAGCACTCGGCGTCGGGTGCTTTCACCGGTGAGGTGTCGGGCAGCATGCTGCGGGACGTGGGCGCGACGTGGGTGCTGGTCGGCCATTCGGAACGTCGTCAGTATCAGCACGAGTCCGACGCGGTCGTGGCCGGAAAAGTCGAGGCCGCCCTCGGCGCGGGGCTGACTCCCATCCTTTGTGTCGGTGAGACCCGTGAGGAGCACGAGGCCGGGCAGGCCGAGGCCGTAATCGGTCGCCAGCTAGAGGCCGTGTTGGTACACGTGGGCATCGAACCGTTCCGTCAGGCGGTCATCGCGTACGAGCCTGTCTGGGCTATCGGGACGGGTCTGACGGCC from Luteibacter mycovicinus includes:
- the tpiA gene encoding triose-phosphate isomerase, with protein sequence MRTKLVAGNWKMHGSRKMADDLVRELVENRPDGPDLVVFPPDVFLQELTHKYRERGLRFGAQDLSEHSASGAFTGEVSGSMLRDVGATWVLVGHSERRQYQHESDAVVAGKVEAALGAGLTPILCVGETREEHEAGQAEAVIGRQLEAVLVHVGIEPFRQAVIAYEPVWAIGTGLTATPDKVQKIHAFIRSQLAKKDVNISLLTRVLYGGSVKPANAAELFAQPDVDGGLIGGAALVASDFLDICAAAR